A region of Pseudoxanthomonas sp. CF385 DNA encodes the following proteins:
- a CDS encoding EAL domain-containing protein — protein sequence MLRRTLTSLTSLREAPTPPAEAPQGSLWQVLEQSVDAAFVIDGRHRVVLFNPAAEALWRCRREDVHGTSFTRLLSSPQVDASAAPEATLAQLMGSHRDAMIRRPDGSESACSVSMSKMVVDQQVFHTAFVRDTSDQQRQLERLRQLSIVVDKSDNAIFVSSPDREVVYVNSGFTRMLGYRLEELRGIRPAELLSGPHTDGTLDERISRAMSAGEGLQTEVLLYTKAGRPLWLSAAINPVHDEDGSLLGLVSVLSDITQTKMHQVLHNKVLDALVHEWSVADVMTLICREVEHIAPELVVSIITVDNEGLMHALASPSLPEAWARKIDGMAIGPRAGICGAAAWRGRTVLVKDIASDPLCANTRHLTTPLGLRACWTHPIKSSSGRVLGTLSFYYRENRGPDELHERLADTCLHLCSLTLEREQTNERVHQLAFYDTLTGLPNRIMFSAKAEQALANVAQANGTAAVLFIDLDRFKRVNDAQGHSAGDGLLRDVAARLSEELGGVNIVGRQAGDEFVAVLPMCSAEQAGSVAERLLGAVAAPTAAGLMTLHPSASIGVAMFPDDGRDIDLLVRHADMAMYRAKSDGGGGFRFFSVDMNRIAQERVSLETALREALRLDQLQLQYQPQVGGCDGRQLYGVEALLRWHHPDLGVIPPSRFVPVAEECGLIADLSLWVLRQACAQMAEWRRRGVDIPRVSINVSAINFRDPQLSLQISGLLDEHGLEPHHLTLEITESVMLDPDPDVLENIEAIYVLGVRLSLDDFGTGYSSLSHLHRLPISELKLDQSFVRDIDTSAIARTLTTSVLRIGESLGMKVVAEGVETESQHRFLTEQRFPVLQGYLFSPPLPPAPLEEWLLAQQYTAVREGTADAIAAA from the coding sequence ATGCTCCGTCGCACGCTGACGTCGCTGACATCGTTGCGCGAGGCGCCCACGCCCCCTGCGGAAGCACCGCAGGGCAGCCTGTGGCAGGTGCTCGAGCAGTCGGTGGACGCCGCGTTCGTCATCGACGGGCGCCATCGGGTGGTCCTGTTCAATCCGGCGGCCGAGGCGCTCTGGCGCTGCCGGCGCGAAGACGTCCACGGCACCTCGTTCACGCGCCTGCTGTCCAGCCCGCAGGTGGATGCCAGCGCGGCACCGGAGGCTACGCTGGCCCAGCTGATGGGCAGCCACCGCGACGCGATGATCCGCCGTCCCGACGGCAGCGAAAGCGCGTGCTCGGTCTCGATGTCGAAGATGGTGGTCGACCAGCAGGTCTTCCATACCGCCTTCGTGCGCGACACCAGCGACCAGCAACGCCAGCTCGAGCGCCTGCGCCAGCTGTCCATCGTGGTGGACAAGAGCGACAACGCGATCTTCGTCAGCTCGCCCGACCGCGAGGTCGTCTACGTCAACAGCGGCTTTACCCGCATGCTCGGCTACCGGCTGGAAGAGCTGCGCGGCATCCGGCCCGCGGAGCTGCTGTCCGGGCCGCATACGGACGGCACGCTGGACGAGCGCATCAGCCGCGCGATGTCCGCCGGCGAGGGCCTCCAGACCGAAGTGCTGCTGTACACCAAGGCAGGCCGGCCGTTGTGGCTCTCGGCGGCGATCAATCCCGTCCACGACGAGGACGGATCCCTGCTCGGCCTGGTGAGCGTGCTCAGCGACATCACCCAGACCAAGATGCACCAGGTGCTGCACAACAAGGTGCTGGACGCGCTGGTGCACGAATGGAGCGTCGCCGACGTGATGACGCTGATCTGCCGCGAGGTGGAGCACATCGCTCCCGAGCTGGTAGTCTCCATCATCACCGTCGACAACGAAGGGCTGATGCACGCCCTCGCCTCGCCCAGCCTGCCCGAGGCCTGGGCGCGCAAGATCGACGGCATGGCGATCGGCCCGCGCGCGGGCATCTGCGGCGCCGCCGCCTGGCGCGGACGCACGGTGCTGGTGAAGGACATCGCCAGCGATCCGCTGTGCGCCAACACGCGCCACCTGACCACTCCGCTCGGCCTGCGCGCGTGCTGGACGCACCCGATCAAGTCGAGCAGCGGGCGCGTGCTCGGCACGCTGTCGTTCTACTACCGCGAGAACCGGGGACCGGACGAACTCCACGAGCGCCTGGCCGATACCTGCCTGCACCTGTGCTCGCTGACGCTGGAACGCGAACAGACCAACGAACGCGTCCACCAGCTCGCGTTCTACGACACCCTGACCGGCCTGCCGAACCGCATCATGTTCAGCGCCAAGGCGGAACAGGCGCTGGCCAACGTCGCCCAGGCCAACGGTACGGCGGCGGTGCTCTTCATCGATCTTGACCGCTTCAAGCGGGTGAACGATGCCCAGGGCCATTCCGCCGGCGACGGCCTGCTGCGCGATGTCGCCGCGCGCCTGAGCGAGGAGCTCGGCGGGGTGAACATCGTCGGTCGCCAGGCGGGCGACGAGTTCGTCGCCGTACTGCCCATGTGCAGCGCGGAGCAGGCCGGCAGCGTGGCCGAACGCCTGCTCGGCGCCGTGGCCGCGCCGACCGCGGCCGGCCTGATGACCCTGCATCCCAGCGCCAGCATCGGCGTGGCAATGTTCCCCGACGATGGCCGCGACATCGACCTGCTGGTCCGCCACGCCGACATGGCGATGTACCGCGCGAAGAGCGACGGTGGCGGCGGCTTCCGCTTCTTCAGCGTGGACATGAACCGCATCGCGCAGGAGCGCGTGTCGCTGGAAACCGCCTTGCGCGAGGCCCTGCGCCTGGACCAGCTGCAGTTGCAGTACCAGCCGCAGGTCGGCGGCTGCGACGGCCGCCAGCTCTACGGCGTCGAAGCCCTGCTCCGCTGGCATCACCCGGACCTGGGCGTGATCCCGCCGTCGCGTTTCGTGCCCGTGGCCGAGGAATGCGGCCTGATCGCCGACCTCAGCCTCTGGGTGCTGCGCCAGGCGTGCGCGCAGATGGCGGAGTGGCGCCGGCGCGGCGTGGACATCCCGCGCGTGTCGATCAACGTCTCCGCGATCAACTTCCGCGACCCGCAGCTGTCGCTGCAGATTTCCGGGCTGCTCGACGAGCACGGACTGGAACCGCATCACCTGACGCTGGAGATCACCGAAAGCGTCATGCTGGATCCCGACCCGGACGTGCTCGAGAACATCGAAGCGATCTACGTGCTGGGCGTGCGCCTGTCGCTGGATGATTTCGGCACCGGCTACTCGAGTCTCAGCCACCTGCATCGCCTGCCGATCAGCGAACTCAAGCTCGACCAGAGCTTCGTTCGCGACATCGACACGAGCGCCATTGCACGCACGCTGACCACCTCCGTGCTGCGGATCGGTGAGAGCCTGGGCATGAAGGTCGTCGCCGAAGGCGTGGAAACCGAGTCCCAGCACCGCTTCCTGACCGAGCAGCGCTTCCCCGTGCTGCAGGGATACCTGTTCTCGCCGCCGCTCCCGCCGGCACCGCTCGAGGAATGGCTGCTGGCGCAGCAGTACACCGCCGTGCGCGAAGGGACCGCCGACGCCATCGCGGCCGCCTGA
- a CDS encoding methyl-accepting chemotaxis protein, with product MFKHLNIGKRLAIGFAVLVLLIVATGVFSALRMGAAQDVVLDITKKEVPAIRDLGRMATMLAEYRVSERGLVAGYEDPEKVAEYTGELIAGGKAFDELAKAYGAGLADKQDQALHQEMMAKSALYFDNSRRLIESVKVGDLTPASAAGDLRQATADAVARMLDTKMKVLDEAVAAQEAGYSTNIKAIGVLVVVAMLLAIAAAVLITRSIVRPMAEVTSVADAVARGQLDREIIIDDRSETGKLLGSMQRMQTQVKSVIAALAEMSRRHDEGQISFRIDDSTFPGDYGRMVRDTNALVASHIAVKMRLAEVMQRYSIGDLSVDMDRLPGEKAVLTETMDATKASLSAINAEIKRLAHAASSGDFSQRGDVDKYQYDFRDMVAGLNHLMETTDKNLAEVSELLQAIARGDLTARMEGDFHGVFATMRDDANATVGQLTEIVGGIQMASLSINTAAGEIAAGNNDLSRRTEQQAANLEETAASMEELTSTVRQNAESARQANQLAIGAASVASQGGEVVGKVVSTMTDIEQSSKKIAEIISVIDGIAFQTNILALNAAVEAARAGEQGRGFAVVASEVRTLAQRSASAAKEIKGLIETSVEKVADGSALVNQAGATMGEIVASVQRVTDIMAEISAASQEQSAGIEQVNQTITQMDEATQQNAALVEEATAAARSMEEQAQALTESVSVFKLQASVSAPVRQAIAQAAAPKPAAPKAVVRKPAPRKPEPAFAEGDWQEF from the coding sequence ATGTTCAAGCACCTCAACATCGGCAAACGCTTGGCCATCGGCTTCGCCGTCCTCGTCCTGCTCATCGTGGCCACCGGCGTTTTTTCCGCGCTGCGGATGGGCGCGGCGCAGGACGTGGTGCTGGACATCACGAAGAAGGAAGTCCCGGCCATCCGCGACCTGGGTCGCATGGCCACGATGCTGGCCGAGTACCGCGTCAGCGAGCGCGGCCTGGTCGCCGGCTACGAAGACCCGGAGAAGGTCGCCGAATACACGGGCGAACTGATCGCGGGCGGCAAGGCCTTCGACGAGCTTGCCAAGGCGTATGGCGCCGGCCTTGCCGACAAGCAGGACCAGGCACTGCACCAGGAGATGATGGCGAAATCCGCGCTGTACTTCGATAACAGCCGCCGGCTGATCGAGTCGGTCAAGGTCGGCGACCTGACGCCCGCCAGTGCCGCCGGCGACCTGCGTCAGGCCACAGCCGATGCCGTCGCGCGGATGCTGGACACGAAAATGAAGGTGCTTGACGAAGCGGTCGCCGCCCAAGAGGCCGGCTACAGCACCAACATCAAGGCCATCGGCGTGCTGGTGGTGGTGGCGATGCTGTTGGCCATCGCGGCCGCGGTCCTCATCACGCGTTCGATCGTGCGGCCGATGGCCGAGGTCACGAGCGTCGCAGACGCCGTGGCGCGTGGCCAGCTTGATCGCGAGATCATCATCGATGACCGCAGCGAGACCGGCAAACTGCTGGGCTCCATGCAACGCATGCAGACGCAGGTCAAGTCGGTCATCGCCGCGCTCGCCGAGATGAGCCGCCGCCATGACGAAGGCCAGATCAGCTTCCGCATCGACGACAGCACGTTCCCCGGCGACTACGGCCGCATGGTCCGCGATACCAATGCGCTGGTCGCGTCGCACATCGCGGTGAAGATGCGCCTGGCGGAGGTCATGCAGCGCTACTCGATCGGCGACCTGTCGGTGGACATGGACCGACTGCCCGGCGAGAAGGCGGTGCTGACCGAAACGATGGACGCGACCAAGGCCAGCCTGTCGGCGATCAACGCCGAGATCAAGCGCCTGGCGCATGCAGCCTCCTCCGGCGACTTCAGCCAGCGCGGCGACGTGGACAAGTACCAGTACGACTTCCGCGACATGGTCGCCGGCCTGAACCATCTGATGGAAACGACCGACAAGAACCTCGCCGAAGTGTCCGAGTTGCTGCAGGCCATCGCCCGCGGCGACCTGACCGCGCGGATGGAAGGCGACTTCCACGGCGTGTTCGCCACCATGCGCGACGACGCCAACGCCACCGTCGGCCAGCTGACCGAGATCGTGGGCGGCATCCAGATGGCGTCGCTGAGCATCAACACCGCCGCCGGCGAAATCGCCGCCGGCAACAACGACCTCTCGCGCCGCACCGAACAGCAGGCCGCCAACCTGGAAGAGACCGCTGCCTCGATGGAGGAACTGACCTCCACCGTGCGCCAGAACGCCGAGTCGGCCCGCCAGGCCAATCAGCTGGCCATCGGCGCGGCGTCGGTCGCTTCGCAAGGTGGCGAGGTCGTCGGCAAGGTGGTCTCCACCATGACCGACATCGAACAGTCCTCCAAGAAGATCGCCGAGATCATCTCGGTCATCGACGGCATCGCCTTCCAGACCAACATCCTGGCGCTGAACGCCGCGGTCGAAGCCGCGCGTGCCGGTGAGCAGGGCCGCGGCTTCGCCGTGGTCGCCTCGGAAGTGCGGACGCTGGCCCAGCGCTCGGCCAGTGCGGCCAAGGAGATCAAGGGCCTGATCGAGACCTCGGTGGAGAAGGTGGCCGATGGTTCGGCCCTGGTGAACCAGGCCGGCGCCACCATGGGCGAGATTGTCGCCTCGGTGCAGCGCGTGACCGACATCATGGCCGAGATCTCCGCCGCGTCGCAGGAGCAGTCAGCCGGCATCGAACAGGTCAACCAGACCATCACCCAGATGGACGAAGCCACCCAGCAGAACGCGGCGCTGGTGGAAGAAGCCACCGCGGCCGCCCGCAGCATGGAAGAACAGGCCCAGGCCCTGACCGAGTCGGTGTCGGTGTTCAAGCTGCAGGCCTCGGTCAGCGCCCCGGTGCGCCAGGCCATCGCCCAGGCGGCGGCACCGAAGCCGGCCGCGCCCAAGGCCGTGGTCCGCAAGCCGGCCCCGCGCAAGCCCGAACCGGCCTTCGCCGAGGGCGACTGGCAGGAGTTCTGA
- a CDS encoding methyl-accepting chemotaxis protein, with product MQRIKNLKLTTKMMLAFGVVLALMLVQGVTAFVGLNSLNHVTTEVTGNVLPSVKAAGDLQSMLGEYRTNSYRQHVRASDAVKAEAKALAATTEKKIGQAIKDYTKLIESPQEKAAYDTFVKEWKAAQQSYADVQEMLDLGLPDDAVDTFIGATRDQHRKATGALTTLINVVDQQAKAASADADSTFTASSTLMIVMLLVGIVGGLALAWFFARAIASAVGEAVRVANDVSAGKLDGKIDTSRQDEVGQLLTAMQRMQGQVQSVIAAQSEMATRHDEGQISYRMDDSAFPGEYGRMVRDTNALVASHLQAIGDALKIMQRYSVGDLSQDMPKLPGEKANLTETMDATKANLSAINAEIKRLAMAAASGDFTQRGDVDKYQFDFRDMIDGLNQLMETTDENLGEVSELLQAIARGDLTARMEGDFHGVFATMRDDANATVAQLTDIVGRIQDASTSINTAAGEIASGNSDLSRRTEQQAANLEETAASMEELTSTVRQNAESARQANQLAIGAAGVASQGGEVVGKVVTTMRDIEHSSKKISDIISVIDGIAFQTNILALNAAVEAARAGEQGRGFAVVASEVRTLAQRSANAAKEIKGLIETSVDKVADGSKLVNQAGATMGEIVASVQRVTDIMAEISAASQEQSAGIEQVNQTITQMDETTQQNAALVEEASAAARSMEEQALVLSESVSVFKLHHAVAPAAGKPAAAARPVVAAVKPAAKAAPATLEPALADGDDWQEF from the coding sequence ATGCAGCGGATCAAGAACCTCAAACTGACGACGAAGATGATGCTGGCGTTCGGCGTCGTGCTGGCGCTGATGCTGGTCCAGGGCGTGACGGCGTTCGTCGGCCTGAACTCTTTGAACCACGTCACCACCGAAGTGACCGGCAACGTCCTGCCCAGCGTGAAGGCGGCGGGCGACCTGCAGAGCATGCTGGGTGAGTACCGGACCAACTCGTACCGGCAGCATGTGCGCGCCAGCGACGCCGTGAAGGCCGAAGCGAAAGCACTCGCGGCCACGACGGAAAAGAAGATCGGCCAGGCCATCAAGGACTACACGAAGCTGATCGAGAGCCCGCAGGAAAAGGCCGCCTACGACACGTTCGTCAAGGAATGGAAGGCGGCGCAGCAGTCCTATGCCGACGTGCAGGAAATGCTCGACCTCGGCCTGCCCGATGATGCCGTCGACACCTTCATCGGCGCCACGCGCGACCAGCACCGCAAGGCCACCGGCGCACTGACCACCCTCATCAACGTGGTCGACCAGCAGGCCAAGGCGGCCAGCGCCGACGCCGACAGCACCTTTACCGCCTCCAGCACGCTGATGATCGTCATGCTGCTGGTCGGCATCGTGGGCGGCCTGGCCCTGGCCTGGTTCTTCGCCCGTGCGATCGCCAGCGCCGTCGGCGAAGCCGTGCGCGTGGCCAACGATGTGTCCGCCGGCAAGCTGGACGGCAAGATCGATACCAGCCGTCAGGACGAAGTCGGCCAGCTGCTCACCGCCATGCAGCGCATGCAGGGCCAGGTGCAGTCGGTCATCGCCGCGCAGAGCGAGATGGCCACGCGCCACGACGAAGGCCAGATCAGCTACCGCATGGACGACAGCGCCTTCCCGGGCGAATACGGCCGCATGGTGCGCGACACCAACGCGCTGGTCGCCTCGCACCTGCAGGCCATCGGCGATGCGCTGAAGATCATGCAGCGCTACTCCGTCGGCGACCTGAGCCAGGACATGCCGAAGCTGCCCGGCGAGAAGGCCAACCTCACCGAGACGATGGACGCCACCAAGGCCAACCTGTCGGCCATCAACGCCGAGATCAAGCGCCTGGCGATGGCGGCCGCCTCGGGCGACTTCACCCAGCGCGGCGACGTGGACAAGTACCAGTTCGACTTCCGCGACATGATCGACGGCCTGAACCAGCTGATGGAGACCACCGACGAGAACCTGGGCGAAGTGTCCGAACTGCTGCAGGCCATCGCCCGTGGCGACCTGACCGCGCGGATGGAAGGCGACTTCCACGGCGTATTCGCCACCATGCGCGACGACGCCAACGCCACCGTCGCCCAGCTGACCGACATCGTCGGCCGTATCCAGGACGCCTCGACCTCCATCAACACCGCCGCCGGCGAGATCGCCTCCGGCAACTCCGACCTGTCGCGTCGCACCGAGCAGCAGGCCGCCAACCTGGAAGAAACCGCCGCCTCGATGGAGGAACTCACCTCCACCGTGCGCCAGAACGCCGAATCGGCCCGCCAGGCCAATCAGCTGGCCATCGGTGCCGCCGGTGTCGCCTCGCAGGGCGGTGAAGTGGTCGGCAAGGTCGTCACGACGATGCGCGACATCGAGCATTCGTCGAAGAAGATTTCCGACATCATCTCGGTCATCGACGGCATCGCCTTCCAGACCAACATCCTGGCGCTGAACGCCGCGGTGGAAGCCGCCCGTGCCGGTGAGCAGGGTCGCGGCTTCGCCGTGGTCGCCTCGGAAGTGCGCACCCTGGCCCAGCGTTCGGCCAATGCGGCCAAGGAGATCAAGGGCCTGATCGAGACCTCGGTGGACAAGGTCGCCGACGGTTCCAAGCTGGTGAACCAGGCCGGCGCCACGATGGGCGAGATCGTCGCCAGCGTGCAGCGCGTGACCGACATCATGGCCGAGATCTCCGCGGCCTCGCAGGAGCAGTCGGCCGGCATCGAACAGGTCAACCAGACCATCACCCAGATGGACGAGACGACCCAGCAGAACGCCGCGCTGGTGGAAGAAGCCTCCGCCGCCGCCCGCTCGATGGAAGAGCAGGCACTGGTGCTGTCCGAGTCCGTGTCGGTCTTCAAGCTGCACCATGCGGTCGCGCCGGCCGCCGGCAAGCCCGCTGCGGCCGCCCGACCGGTGGTCGCCGCCGTCAAGCCTGC